The sequence gtcagctagttttagaactatggttggGAGTTAAACATCAACCCTGGCTCACGAAAGACACATATGCACATGAAATCATGGCTCCATTTTTTTAAACCTAAAGTCCAACTGGGCCCACTTATTTGCTGTGAAAGGTAATCGACCAGGTCCAATCCAAAAGCTTTAAATTGAAGCCTGGAGCATGCTTGTAGCCTAGCCCGCCCACTAATACAGACTCTCTGCAGTAGCTGCTTTGGGTAGGGATTGCAGTAGCATTTTGGCTATATTGCTATATGGCCTAAACTGATGCGACTAaactgatgcaagacaattaactacttgctttgaaagcttgaactaataGAGTATGGCGacttaatccctttatctcatatcccaggccccacatcgcatgggttagaacATTGGCCAAACCCCATCATGAGTTTCAAATCACATGAGtactgcctcacatgagccactcgcctcacatgggtggggcctacctcacacgagccaccctgagtgtgcccttgcatcccacaggcaactccATTTGAGCCCGGTGTGAGAATGCCCCTGCACTATAAACCCATTACTATGGTTGATCTGATTGATTCTAGACAACTATATTCACCTTATCCCACATCTCGTGAATCTTTGGCAAATGGAGAGATCTGGTATCTATACGGTCTAATAGCCATGAGATTCACCCATAGTCAGGTTCGACTCAGTCAGGCTATATCATGACTTCCGACTTCTAGAACAACAACACTTACTTGTGTGGCCACTGTCGACTATCTCTGCTATCTGTCCAAATGTTAAGCACGGGAAGAAGGCCGTAATGAGAGCTGCAACACAACAAAGAAGATAGATATTTCATTCGTAGACCATCTCATTTCATGAAAAGCAGCAGCTAGATATCAAAGATCATACCATTTTGGGGATCATCCATGCAATCGAAGAGCCCAGTCGTCCACGCAGATGAGCCCATGTTAGGTCCATACCTTTGCACTGGGACAGGtgtaaactgctgctgctgcatcggAATTCCCTGTGCAGCAACATTTTGCTGGAAGTGTTTGTGGGGAGATGGTGGTGGAGGTGGAAACTGCTGCGGGACTGTAGCAGCTGGATCCCGTGGTGGAAAGTTAACTGGCTGTGGACCATAGCCCATTGGCTTAGGAAATTGCGACGGATGATTGTTAGGTGGATATGTCGCCGCTTGAGGAGGATAGGTCATATTGTTTGGTGGGTTTTGTGGTGGGAACTGTTGTGGGTTGGAGGAATCGTTTGTTGGAGGGTATGATGAGGGAACAGGGGCTTCGTTGTAAGCTTGTGGAGTTTCGGTGTTGCAGGATGATTCGTAAGCTGTTGCTGGAGTGATCTCTCCAGGAGGGTATGCAGTGGGGTCGTGATGTTCGGTTGCATACGAAAAGGGTTGCGGTTGTGGGTCAGAttctggtggtggtggtggtggtcgtgCTGGAGGGTAAACCGCCGGAGAGTCAACCTGGGGACGTCCCATTCCTTCTTTCTATTTACGTGGGTTTGAGGCTTCGATGAAAATGGGAATTTAAGGTGGGTTTATATAGAAAGAAAGGTtggtgagatagagagagagagagagagagagagagagagagagagagagagtgagaagatTTGTGATGGTTGATGTATTGTGTGCGCCAAAGAGAGAAGACTTCATGAAACAAATGGATTTGACTCTGAGAAGTTTactttgaattaatttaaaaaaataaaaaataaaaataacgacTAAATGCCATCTATCGTGCACAACCTTTATAAACACGTATAGTTGACTTTGAATAGTCAATCACCAACATTTGAATCTGCTGTAATTTTGagtttatatcataaaatgatagtCAGCTTGGATGTAAGACGCATACATCACCACGATGGAATCACAGGGGATCCGCTCAAGTGCGGTAACAGCCTCACCTAACATGGTGCGACCCCATGTATCGTATATCATGCTGCCCATGCgtgtatacagatgattttaaggcatgagaccaaGAATGATTAGATCTAAATCCCAGGTGGCCCATactataggaaaaagtggtgatt is a genomic window of Magnolia sinica isolate HGM2019 chromosome 15, MsV1, whole genome shotgun sequence containing:
- the LOC131227857 gene encoding protein PLANT CADMIUM RESISTANCE 6-like, which encodes MGRPQVDSPAVYPPARPPPPPPESDPQPQPFSYATEHHDPTAYPPGEITPATAYESSCNTETPQAYNEAPVPSSYPPTNDSSNPQQFPPQNPPNNMTYPPQAATYPPNNHPSQFPKPMGYGPQPVNFPPRDPAATVPQQFPPPPPSPHKHFQQNVAAQGIPMQQQQFTPVPVQRYGPNMGSSAWTTGLFDCMDDPQNALITAFFPCLTFGQIAEIVDSGHTTCGTSGLMYGCIACLIALPCLLSCTYRTKLRSQYDLVEAPAPDWATHFLCEWCALCQEYRELRNRGLDPEIGWHGNMMKNQNQQPQVAMMPPMNQSMMG